The following proteins come from a genomic window of Paenibacillus spongiae:
- a CDS encoding DUF6273 domain-containing protein: protein MEKGHFALTYRNLKPGNFITFGTYPQSADGKELAIKWRVLQKSGSELFVLSEYILDCKRYHGKSADLKWRDCMEITWHDCDLREWLNDEFYNAAFNAAEKQFIKTTPCADNGEGCPDTEDKVFLLSAAEIRFLSEIHGKDLRRAVGTDFAKTKKPDGCSLYVYDKTNKDNYIIRDGEEVGCSWWWLRTQGNKPSRAFFAGPGCSIRSYGNNSIDGYGVRPALHMNLP, encoded by the coding sequence ATGGAAAAGGGTCATTTTGCTTTAACGTACCGGAACCTAAAGCCCGGCAACTTCATTACGTTCGGCACGTACCCGCAGTCTGCAGACGGTAAAGAACTGGCGATTAAATGGCGTGTTCTACAAAAATCAGGAAGCGAGCTGTTTGTTTTGAGTGAGTATATTTTGGACTGCAAGAGGTATCACGGCAAGAGCGCGGATCTGAAGTGGCGCGATTGCATGGAAATTACGTGGCATGACTGCGATTTACGCGAGTGGCTGAATGATGAATTCTATAACGCCGCATTTAATGCCGCCGAAAAGCAATTCATAAAGACGACTCCTTGCGCGGACAACGGAGAGGGCTGCCCGGATACGGAGGACAAGGTCTTTCTGCTTAGCGCTGCCGAGATAAGATTTTTATCTGAGATCCACGGCAAGGATTTGAGGCGCGCTGTTGGAACCGATTTTGCCAAGACGAAAAAGCCCGATGGATGCAGCTTATATGTATATGATAAAACGAACAAAGATAACTATATCATCAGAGACGGCGAAGAAGTTGGCTGTTCCTGGTGGTGGCTGCGAACGCAAGGAAACAAGCCTTCACGTGCGTTTTTTGCAGGTCCAGGTTGCAGTATTCGCAGCTATGGGAATAACAGTATAGACGGTTATGGTGTGCGTCCTGCTTTACATATGAATCTTCCATGA
- a CDS encoding RCC1 domain-containing protein has protein sequence MDCILPKEAALKVKRWPKDTIAAGRRHTVGLKSDGTVTAVGDNKYGQCNVSSWRGIVAVAAGNVHMATNTGNAHTIGLKSDGTVAAVGWNKHDQCDVNGWRDIVAVAAGWRRTIGLRSDGTVVAMGRNNEGQCNVSGWRDMVAVAAGDWHTVGLTSDGTVAGVGNNRYGQCNVSGWRDIVAAAAGYLHTVGLKSDGTVVAVGWNKHDQCDVSGWRGIVAIEAGSSHTIGLKSDGTVAAAGWNEHGQCNVSGWRDIVAVAAGCAHTLGLKSDGTVVAVGDNEYGQCDVSGWHGIQLPGN, from the coding sequence ATGGATTGCATTTTACCGAAAGAAGCGGCGTTAAAGGTGAAACGGTGGCCTAAAGATACCATAGCTGCGGGTCGTCGTCATACCGTTGGTCTTAAATCTGACGGAACGGTGACGGCTGTGGGTGATAATAAATATGGCCAATGTAATGTAAGCAGCTGGCGCGGTATTGTGGCGGTCGCGGCTGGTAATGTTCATATGGCGACGAACACGGGTAATGCTCATACAATCGGGCTTAAATCGGACGGCACGGTGGCGGCTGTGGGTTGGAATAAGCATGACCAATGCGATGTAAACGGCTGGCGCGATATTGTGGCGGTTGCGGCGGGTTGGCGTCGTACCATCGGGCTTAGATCGGATGGCACGGTGGTGGCTATGGGTCGAAATAATGAAGGCCAATGCAATGTAAGCGGCTGGCGTGATATGGTGGCGGTAGCGGCAGGTGACTGGCATACCGTCGGGCTTACATCGGACGGCACGGTGGCGGGTGTGGGTAATAATCGGTATGGCCAATGCAATGTAAGCGGCTGGCGCGACATAGTGGCGGCAGCGGCGGGTTACCTTCATACCGTCGGGCTTAAATCGGACGGCACGGTGGTTGCTGTGGGCTGGAATAAGCATGACCAATGCGATGTAAGCGGCTGGCGCGGTATTGTGGCGATAGAGGCGGGTAGTAGTCATACCATTGGCCTTAAATCGGACGGTACCGTGGCGGCTGCGGGTTGGAATGAGCATGGCCAATGCAATGTAAGTGGCTGGCGCGATATTGTGGCGGTTGCAGCGGGTTGCGCTCATACTCTCGGCCTTAAATCGGACGGCACGGTGGTTGCTGTGGGTGATAATGAATATGGCCAATGCGATGTAAGCGGCTGGCACGGCATCCAACTGCCCGGCAATTAG
- the murC gene encoding UDP-N-acetylmuramate--L-alanine ligase, whose product MDNFHFIGIKGCGMSALAQILSDLGHHVQGEDIESHLFTQVPLDSRNIPLYAFGDAPLKPNMTVIASNAYDDNHPSVLQCKELGIPVHRYHHFLGEWMKGYTSIAITGAHGKTTTTGMLVHALHAQEPPCSLIGDGTGKGNPDADLFVFESCEYRRHFLAYRPDIAVITNIDFDHPDYFADIDDVRQAFEEMASLTGKYIVACGDDPQVRLLRAHTDTLYYGFGMNNQLRASNLVVDSSGVTFDVYYKDTNIQQFKIPVFGKHNVLNALAVIGVALVLDRDMDLVKAQLATFSGVKRRFSEKQWGSNVVIDDYAHHPSEIRATLEAARSKYPSKRIVGIFQPHTFSRLEKLIDDFALSLKDADDVYLCQIFGSAREGNGSVSIGDLQSRIPNARLLSDNIAADMSTYNDSILVFMGAGDIQKYQDQLFQS is encoded by the coding sequence ATGGACAACTTTCACTTTATCGGTATAAAAGGCTGCGGAATGAGTGCTTTGGCACAAATCCTCTCCGACCTTGGACATCATGTTCAGGGGGAGGACATCGAATCGCATCTCTTCACCCAAGTGCCGCTCGACTCGCGCAATATTCCGCTTTACGCTTTCGGAGACGCACCGTTGAAGCCTAACATGACGGTCATTGCCTCAAATGCTTATGACGACAACCATCCCTCCGTCCTTCAATGCAAGGAGCTTGGAATTCCCGTTCATCGCTATCACCATTTCCTGGGCGAATGGATGAAGGGCTACACAAGTATTGCAATTACAGGAGCACATGGCAAAACAACGACGACGGGGATGCTGGTGCACGCCCTTCATGCCCAAGAGCCGCCATGCAGCCTGATCGGCGACGGAACCGGCAAGGGGAATCCCGATGCGGATTTATTCGTGTTCGAAAGCTGTGAGTATCGGCGCCATTTCCTTGCCTATCGGCCGGACATAGCGGTCATTACGAATATTGATTTTGACCATCCGGATTACTTCGCGGATATTGACGACGTTAGACAAGCTTTTGAAGAGATGGCCTCGTTGACAGGCAAGTATATCGTCGCATGCGGGGATGATCCCCAGGTCCGTCTTCTGCGAGCCCATACAGACACGCTGTATTATGGCTTCGGAATGAACAACCAGCTGAGAGCCTCCAATCTGGTCGTGGATAGCAGCGGCGTCACATTCGATGTTTACTATAAAGATACGAATATCCAACAATTCAAGATCCCCGTATTCGGAAAGCATAATGTGCTCAACGCGCTGGCCGTTATTGGCGTTGCACTCGTATTGGACCGCGATATGGATCTCGTCAAAGCCCAGCTGGCGACATTCTCGGGCGTAAAGCGCAGATTTTCCGAGAAACAATGGGGCAGCAACGTTGTTATCGACGATTATGCGCACCATCCGTCCGAGATAAGAGCAACGCTTGAAGCGGCTAGAAGCAAATATCCTTCCAAAAGGATAGTCGGCATCTTCCAGCCCCACACCTTCAGCCGTTTGGAAAAACTGATCGATGATTTCGCCCTCTCGTTGAAGGACGCCGATGATGTCTACCTCTGCCAGATCTTCGGATCGGCGAGGGAAGGCAACGGATCGGTCTCGATCGGCGACTTGCAATCGCGAATTCCGAATGCCCGCCTATTATCCGATAATATCGCAGCCGATATGTCCACCTACAACGATTCCATTCTTGTGTTTATGGGAGCCGGAGACATTCAGAAATATCAGGATCAATTGTTTCAATCGTAA